A genomic stretch from Juglans microcarpa x Juglans regia isolate MS1-56 chromosome 3S, Jm3101_v1.0, whole genome shotgun sequence includes:
- the LOC121258166 gene encoding LOW QUALITY PROTEIN: reticulocalbin-2 (The sequence of the model RefSeq protein was modified relative to this genomic sequence to represent the inferred CDS: inserted 1 base in 1 codon): protein MAKAVFRTLVAIAFIVLIIMVFXPSSQHGRDRRGLHRRLGHNFPFSTFDPLVAKIERSAEKNELGGPVNPLNLEDVSLTDEVAEAREYFSEGKLNVTLRLMVLFPFLDTEPNDGVVSFKELEDWIAQQAHDRMNYRTERELALRDKDGDGAISFMEYLPHFSNEDIEKNGMEHGEAGWWKVQLENADADQNGSLSFDEFKDFLHPEDSRNEKVQNWILREKIKLMDQDGDGKLNFAEFLDQAYDILKNYVYFETAGAYVPTAEENFAMLDVNNDKFLAEEELKPILHYLHPGELSYVKYYSSHLIRQADDNKDGNLSIDEMLNHDHIFYNAVYNENNEDLDEDYHDEL from the exons ATGGCGAAGGCGGTGTTTCGCACCCTCGTAGCTATTGCCTTCATCGTCCTGATCATCATGGTCT TCCCCTCCTCACAACACGGTCGAGACCGCCGTGGCCTACATCGTCGTCTTGGGCACAACTTTCCTTTTTCTACTTTCGATCCTCTAGTTGCTAAAATTGAGAGGTCGGCCGAAAAAAATGAACTGGGTGGCCCCGTTAATCCACTGAATCTCGAAGATGTTTCCCTCACCGACGAGGTTGCAGAAGCACGCGAATATTTTAGTGAAGGAAAATTGAACGTAACATTGAGGTTGATGGTCTTGTTTCCTTTCTTAGACACGGAACCAAATGATGGGGTCGTTAGTTTCAAGGAGCTAGAGGATTGGATTGCACAACAAGCGCATGACAGAATGAATTATAgaacagagagagagttggCATTGCGTGACAAAGATGGTGATGGAGCCATATCTTTCATGGAGTATCTACCTCATTTTTCCAATGAAGATATAG agaaaaatggcaTGGAGCATGGTGAAGCTGGATGGTGGAAGGTGCAACTTGAGAATGCAGATGCTGATCAAAATGGATCTCTTAGCTTTGATGAATTTAAAGA TTTTCTGCATCCGGAAGACAGTCGCAACGAAAAAGTTCAAAACTGGATTTTGAGAGAAAAGATCAA GCTGATGGACCAGGATGGTGATGGGAAACTCAATTTTGCAGAATTCCTTGATCAAGCATATGATATTCTCAAGAATTATGTTTACTTTGAAACTGCGGGGGCTTATGTACCCACAGCCGAAGAGAACTTTGCAATGCTTGATGTGAAcaatgacaa ATTCTTGGCAGAGGAAGAATTGAAACCCATACTCCATTACCTTCACCCAGGAGAACTGTCATATGTAAAATATTACAGTAGTCATCTAATTCGGCAG GCTGATGATAACAAAGATGGGAATTTATCAATTGATGAGATGCTCAATCACGACCATATTTTCTATAACGCAGTCTACAACGAAAACAATGAAGATCTTGATGAAGATTACCATGATGAGCTTTGA